In the Acidobacteriota bacterium genome, ACGCTGAACAGCGCCCCGTTCAGCGTCTCGTCGATATCGGTCTGGTACCCGCTTGTGAGAAACCTCAGCGCCCTGTCCACCCGCCGCGGCGTCTTGACCAGCCCTTCGCGGGTCGGGTCTTCGCCCAGTTCAATCAGCAGCCGGTGGATGAGATCCTGCATCGGGTCATTGTACATCTCGGTCGCCGGCATCTCGGGGGTCGCGGTCTCTGGGGCCATACCTCCGTTGGATGCACATTTTGCGGTCCAGGTTCCCGCCGACGATCCCGACGCGCTTTATCGGGATCGCGAGAACCTGGCCAGCGCCCAGAAAGCCGCCGACCTCTGGTCCGCCCGGCTCACGGCCAACCCGTACGACTTCACCGCGGCCTATCGGCTCGCCCAGGCCCGCTATTGGCTGGGGACCAACGGCCTGCCCGAACCGCAGCGCAAGGCGGCGCTCGAATCCGGCATCGCCGCCGCGCGGGCGGCGATGGCCATTGATGCGAAGCGGCCCGAGGGCCACTTCTGGATGGCCGCCAACATGGGCGCGCTCGCCGAGTCGTTCGGCCTGCGCCAGGGCATGAAATACCGCGGCGCCATCCGCGAAGCGCTGGAGACGACGTTAAAGCTCGAACCCGCCTTCCTGCAGGGATCAGCGGACCGCGCGCTGGGCCGGTGGTACTTCAAGGTGCCGGGCCTCTTCGGCGGCAGCAACAAGAAGTCCGAAGAGCATCTCCGCAAGTCCCTGACCTACGGCCCCAACAGCGTGATCTCACACCTCTTCCTCGCCGACACGCTGGCTGACATGGGACGCAAGGAGGAGGCGCGGAAGCAGTACCAGGCGGCGATCGATGCCCCGCTCGATCCCGACTGGACGCCGGAGGATCGGCGCTTCAAGGAGCAGGCGAAGCAGCTGCTGCAGAAGCTACGCTGACTTGAACGGATCGATCACTCGCACCGACCCATACGCCT is a window encoding:
- a CDS encoding TRAP transporter TatT component family protein translates to MDAHFAVQVPADDPDALYRDRENLASAQKAADLWSARLTANPYDFTAAYRLAQARYWLGTNGLPEPQRKAALESGIAAARAAMAIDAKRPEGHFWMAANMGALAESFGLRQGMKYRGAIREALETTLKLEPAFLQGSADRALGRWYFKVPGLFGGSNKKSEEHLRKSLTYGPNSVISHLFLADTLADMGRKEEARKQYQAAIDAPLDPDWTPEDRRFKEQAKQLLQKLR